In Poecile atricapillus isolate bPoeAtr1 chromosome 1, bPoeAtr1.hap1, whole genome shotgun sequence, the sequence ATTGCAGGTGGCACATTCCTTTCCTTCCACTTCGGAACTGCTGAGTTTGTTGGGTTGAAGTGTTCTGGATCCCTTCTCCCAGATCCAGGTCAGTGCCTGAGCAATTCCAGTAAACTTACACAGTAGCCTGTGTGGGATTTGAAGATCCTTCCTGGTTGTATCCCTGAGGGAGGGTGGGGAGCACTGTGCTTGGCAGCTGGGAATTATAATTCCGTGGTGGGAGCGTCTCTTGAAGTGGAATTGGTTtcctgagaagctgtggctgccccatccctggaagtgttccatGTCAGGTTGGGtgtggagcaacctgggacagtgcaagatgtccctggccatggcagggggtggaatgagatgggccTTCAGGTGCCTGCCAACACAAAGCATTCCAGGATTCCGTGATATTGAAATAGATAATTATTTGCTCCACACTGCTGACATCCCGTGTGTCTCTCTGCAGCTTACTGGAGGTTTTGGCTGTGTGTCAGCGTGGTCTATGagctcttcctcatcttcatcctcttcCAGGTAAGTGACTGACACCTCCAGCTCCTAAATTCCACTTCCATGTGGAGATCCACTcctttggggtgttttttttcctgctgactACAGGAGATGCTCATTCAGGCTGTTTAGTGAGACTACAAGGCTGAGGGAAATGATAATATTTCACTTGCTTTGACCTCCAGTCACCCTCAGCCCAGGGTAGATACTGTGTTGAAGTGGTTTTAGATGAGCTGGTGAGGGAGTTCATGTTCAGGAGCTGGTGTTTCACAGTGGAgtctctgccctgctgggccATGTGTGACTTGGGGGGAATTCACCTGGTTTCACCTTTGGAAATACCTTTTACTTGGAGTGACAGGTTCTTTGTAGGTGTGGAGGTTTTGCAATAAACCAAACCTTCACACCCAGCTTTGTGTggtggcaggagctgaggaggagCTGTTTTTCATAGAAAGATGTGCCCTTGGTGCTTCCAACTTAAACAGTTTTTACCATGTTCTTTTTTGACTACATTTTACCATATCTTGTTCTTTAGTAAATTGAGAGCTTTCCCCTGACTTTTACAATTCTCAgaagttaaaattaaatattttttgacaGTATCAGGCAGCTCTAAAAATCATTTTGCATGAGAGAAGGATGAggaatgctttttttcttttcaagttttGCTTCTAGAGGTCGTGTGAGCTTGAAGAAGTGGGGCTGGTCACCCTGGGTTTTTCCAGCCATCCTTGAGCATGATATTCCTGAGTAGCTGCAGTCAGACTGAGTAATTTTTATTGGTTGTACTGGTGTGGTTGTGAATTCCAGCAGAAAAGCCTGGAATGGGTTTGATTCCCTGTGGCAGTGTGTGGTGTCAGCAGAGATTTAGTGGTTAAGGAACTACCTGCTGTTGCTCAGCTCTTCACTAAAAATACATCATTGCCTTGCCCAGGTTTAAATAAGGTTAAATTCTGCTGAGTCTGCAGGTGGCTGAACTTCCTGATAGCAAACCCAAGCTTGCTCGTGGCTGAAACTTGTCCCAGAGTTCATGTGACTTCAGCAGTTTATTCTGTAATTTTATCATTACTCTATTAATTAGTTCTGGCTTTGTCCTGCTTTACTGCCTGTCACAGATGTTCCAGGGCCAAGCCTTGACCCACGACACTGATTCCTTTGGGAAATAAATGCTGAGCAAATGTGTGGCTGATTTAGTGACAGATGAGTTCACATTTTGGTCATTTTGgtaatttctttttgctgtttgtgTGGGACCTTACTGGGAATGGGTGTTGGGAAGGATGAGCTGTGTGAAGCTTCTGGGAAAGAGGGAGCACAGAGGAGTGGCTTGGGGTAAAGGGTTAAAGATCACTGATTTTTCAACTTTAAGGTCATTCTGTAgccattttttccctaaatatttAGGAATAGAGGCTCCAAgtcaggtgtgtgtgtgttggggGGGTGTGCTTCAACGCCTGGCTTTATTTCAAGAACTGTTCTGTAACTGATTAGAGAAAAGGTCAATTTGAAGATCAATGTTGGCCTTAATTCTGTTTGTGCCTTCTGTGTGTGAATCCTTCAGGGGGATCCCGGGTTTCTGTGTTCCCTTGCAGACCGTGCAGGACGGGAGGCAGTTCATGAAGTACATTGACCCCCATTTAGGGGTTCCTCTGCCAGAGAGAGACTATGGGGGCAACTGCCTGATTTATGACCCTGGCAATGGAACTGATCCCTTCCACAACATCTGGGTAAGGAACAGACTCACTACCAAGGCTATTTTGGGGTAAAAAGCTGCTTACTTTAACTCTTGCAGGTGCAGTTGTGAGTCTGGCTCAGTGCTGAATCAGAGCACAGCCTGTGACTGACTCTTCAGcctctttatttctcttctcttgACCTTTCCTGTCCATTAGATGGGGGTGTGTCTCTTTGGATCCCAATTACCTGATtgcccagggctgagctgtTCAACAGCTCTTCTTTCTCAGGTCATTGGTGTCAAATTTTCCCCTCAGAGTTTGGATTTCTTCGTGTGCTTGAGAAGTCTTCTCAGTCACCCTGAGGCTCTAAAGCTCTAAAGCTGCaccacagaatcccaaaatgatttgggttggaaagatgATGTAGCCCtgcctcctgccatgggcatggaCAGGACTTCCACTAGTGCAGGttgctccagcagcacttcTCTGAGTCCTGAAAACCATCAGGTTCCTCACTGGCAGAAATTCCAGGGCAAAGGAATGATGGTTATTTGCAGCTCCCTGATTGCATGGAGTGAGGTGCACCTGAATCCTTTGGGTCTGTTCTGTAAATCTTCAGTGCTTCAAAAACTGAAATAACTGGGATCTTATAAAAGTAGAGGGAAAGGCACTGTGCCCAGGGACTGGCAGAGCTGGTAAGATTTAAGGAGCTCTTCTAAATTCTTTCCTGATGAAGGAATGCAAGTATTCATGTGGAAAAAACAGAAGTTTATTGGTTTATTGTTGAATTTTTCttggagggaaagaaaaaagcctaTGACCTTCATTCTCTTCTTGGTTTTCAGGACAAGCTGGATGGATTTGTTCCTGCTCACTTTTTTGGGTGGTACTTGAAGGTAAGAATGGCTCATTTCAATATGGGAACTGTCCTCCACTGTTCCCAAAGCCTCACTGCTGCAGCTTTTGTGGTGCCAGGCCTTAAACCAGGCTGTTTGTAATACATGAAAAAGCATGTCAATATGtgaaaagccttttttccccttttttcctgtctcctgtCCATGTTAGGCCACCTCATTTCCTTCCAGAGCTTTGTTACATCAACAggccccttccttcctccacAGGAATTCATCCTGGGGTCAGATCAATAAAGAACTTCATTCCTGTAGCAACAGTAATGCTGGAAAGACCTTTGGAAGTGgagtgtggggctggcagtgacAGTGATATTCCCAAAAGCAGatgttgctgctgctttcccagtgGCATCAGATCACAATTTTAAACCATTAAATGGGCAGTGGTTTAattctttttacttttcagtCGGTATCAACCAACTGTGGAAGgaattccagctgtgcctgtcTCTGGCAGAACATTCAACAGTGTTTTGCTGATTACTTTGGTCTAAATATAAGCTTTTCTTAACCCCAGCAGACCGGCTAACTCAGGAGATTTTGCCCCCTGCAGACCTTATTTGGGTTTGCTATTTAAATAACAAACTGACAGAGCTcagctgttttaaaaacaagctGGGACtgtttgtttgtatttacatttaaaagtGCAGATGTGTTCTGTGTGTGGTTTGGGGGATCCCTCAAAACCAGAGGTGAATTTGCTGGGTGTGGGGAGGCCTGGACTTCAGCATGTTCTGTTAATGGACTGAATTCTAAATCTGGAAAACTTGGATCCTTTTCTTCCAAGAAAATTGCATTAGAAACTGGGCTGCCCAGCTGGAAGGAGACTGGCTGCTGGATTTCTTCTGGGCCATAGTATATTTTTCTCCTAAAGATGTTAAATATTAGCCTATTTCTCTATTAAAAGCTGGAGGTTGAGTGTGTTGTCTCAATAAACAGAGATGGGcttgtgtttggattttttcctcaaatcTCAAAGCACCAGGATGGCAATATTGAGTATGAATGGGCCTCATTCATCAGAAATTATTGTGGCTTTGGACTCGTTTAGAGCCCATAAAAGCCTCTGAAAAGCCTTTTCTGAGCATTGCTAGAACGATGCTGCCTGTGGTGGTTGAGCACCCAGTAATTCCATGCATTTAACTAATTTCCCTCCTGCTgcatcccatttttccagaattCATCATAATCTGTActcctgtgctggttttgtctgGGGTGGAGGTGATTTTCTTCAGTGTCATTCCTGTCTCTTGTGCTGGTAATGTTGATAAGTTGAGAGGCCTGTGAGCATTTTGGACCATCAcatcatgaaaataaaattgtccTGAGTTTCCTGATCATCTCCTGGATACTGGAGATCAGATCTACAACTGCAGGTGTTTTTTAGCAGCTGtttaaaagacttttttctcccttcagaCTCTGATGATTCGGGACTGGTGGATGTGCATGATCATCAGTGTCATGTTTGAGTTCCTGGAGTACAGCCTGGAGCACCAGCTCCCAAACTTCAGTGAATGCTGGTGGGATCATGTACGTACTGCAGGGGTTGGGGTTTATTTGGGAATACAGATTCTACAGGGAGGGCTAGGAAGTGATGACAGCTGAATTGTATCCCGTGTGTGACTGCTCCCTGTTGAGTTTGTAGCGTGCTTGTcactgtttctgtaattttgtgtgTTACAAACACTTGGACATGGTTAAAtatttgtttgggtttatttcacACCAGAGGGAGACTCTAAAGCTGTACTTTTCAACGTTTTCAAATATTTGCTGATGGTGCAAAGCAGTAAAGCCTGAAATTCAGAGAAAGGCAAAACTTGATGTGAGGTTAAAGGGACAAccttttaaagttgttttttgttttcctgtgcgGTGTAAGTTGGTGCCAGAGCGATCAGAATTCCCTGCAGTCagggcacacagctctgggtcTTTgtttggatggattttgggaaagACCCAAGCTTGGAATGATTTGTTCCATGGTTGTATTTCCAAAAGTCAGTGAATTGTTGGAGACATCAAGCCAAGCCATTTAGCcttcagaaaacctgtggaattAACACTCTGTCCCCCTTCCTGGAATGCAGAGATCTGCCTGTAGTGATTCCTTTTCCCAAGCTCTAGTGTTCCTTCCCCAGCATCATTCCTGTGTTTCTCCTTCCAGTGGATAATGGATGTGATCTTATGTAACGGATTAGGAATTTACTGCGGGATGAAGACCCTGTCCTGGCTTTCCTTGAAAACCTACAAGTGGCAAGGACTCTGGAACATTCCAACCTACAAGTAAGTTGGGGAGGAGGGAACTACACAGGCACAGCACAAAGGTTGGGTCCCTGTTCAAGAGCTTGGTTGTTCTGTTCGGGTTAGTGTGGATTAAAGAATTCCTGGGTGTTCAGGTGACTCCAGGATCCAGTGACTTATGGACGGGATTGTTGGAAATACATCTGTGTGTCCCAAACATTACCTGATGGCTGGGAGTGAGGGCATCCTGTGGAAGTGAGATTATTTGATGAAATGGTTTAAGGAGGTGCAGGAATCCAAGTTGGCATCATACTCCCATTCACAGCAAAGATCTGTTTGGTCTTTTTGCATTCCCTAGTAGCCAGAACTTCATAGAaactgggacactgggaatgaaaatttaataaatCCCTTGTAGTCTTGTACCAGTAATGACCCATCATGCTCTGTAGTGTCtttgctgagcagagcagaactGCTTACAACAGTGGGTGTAGTATATTAAAGCTTAAATTGATAATTAAAATAACAAGCTCAGAGCTAATCTCATTAAGTTGTAATTTTAATGGAGTAAACGGAAGTATTTTGCATATCTGAACTGGTGTCTCAAATGGAAACGCTGGCAGATGCCTCGTGCCTGCTTTTCCTTCAAGCTACAGTggttattttgctttcttccagaGGCAAGATGAAGAGGATTGTGTTCCAGTTCACCCCGTACAGCTGGGTGAAGTTTGAGTGGAAGCCAGCCTCCAGCCTGCGCAGGTGGCTCGCGGTCTGTGGCATCATCTTCGTGGTGAGGACACCTCTCTGGCCCTTCTGTTTCCTGCTTCCAGGTTCTGTaactcaggctgcagctctggggataTTCCTGAAGCTGAGGCCAGGAGGGATCCCTCCTTTCCCAGTGCTGCAGAATAGggggctgtgtctgtgtctctgggacaggtgacagatTCACTGCAGAAAGGGTTGTCCTTGCCTGCTGACCACTGTTCCTGGCAATGGGAGCAATGTAAACCGGGATCTTCGGGTTTTCAGCAAGTTGCTGTTCTCCAGAGCACTGGCTGTGGGTGAAAGTAGCTCAGATCCCTTGGTTTTATGCAGGCACAGGTCACATTACAGCTGGAAAGGGCTGTATCCAAGGCCTCGGGCTCATATGAACTCACTCCTGAAGCACAGATCTGCTTAAATCATTCAGTTCTCctagattttttgttttgttgttttgttgagttttttttGCGTTTGCACCCAGTCAggtgctgcacacacagcaccTGACTGGGTGGAGTTGTTTTATGCTGGGAATGCAGCATCTGAAATTCATACCTGTGCCTGTGCAACTGAACTCATAACCCACGTGACACTGATAGGGAGGGTAAACTGGGAAATTTAAAGGCCTTT encodes:
- the PTDSS2 gene encoding phosphatidylserine synthase 2 isoform X3, with the protein product MDHSQDLTQLTGGFGCVSAWSMSSSSSSSSSRGIPGFCVPLQTVQDGRQFMKYIDPHLGVPLPERDYGGNCLIYDPGNGTDPFHNIWDKLDGFVPAHFFGWYLKTLMIRDWWMCMIISVMFEFLEYSLEHQLPNFSECWWDHWIMDVILCNGLGIYCGMKTLSWLSLKTYKWQGLWNIPTYKGKMKRIVFQFTPYSWVKFEWKPASSLRRWLAVCGIIFVFLLAELNTFYLKFVLWMPPEHYLVLLRLVFFVNVGGVAMREIYDFMDDPKFHKKLGQQAWLVAAITATEFLIVVKYDPYTLTLSLPFYITQCWILGIILVLTWTAWRFFIRDITLRYKEIRRQKQEHRHEKDKCLSNGDGHSALLDEPNGSKLRERKL